The following are encoded together in the Schistocerca americana isolate TAMUIC-IGC-003095 chromosome 6, iqSchAmer2.1, whole genome shotgun sequence genome:
- the LOC124619231 gene encoding TLC domain-containing protein 5-like → MLSSWTVLATATVWTALYHGIRYQFKLDPEWSCRLLTAFHATLVTVLAVLACFLGPWPFTDPGGPNTTLQCVVLVTSLGYFIFDFIWCLYHQTEGATMLIHHAVSIIAISRVLMKGVSGTEAVAGVGGLEITNPLLQARWFLRSSGYKGTVVFYLTEITFMLTFFAMRIILGSYLFFAVVSHPQPDFESKVYCTAFYVLSWVFMIYILQYFRMKYVIKSK, encoded by the exons ATGTTGTCTTCCTGGACAGTCTTAGCTACGGCAACAGTGTGGACAGCTCTATATCACGGAATAAGATATCAGTTTAAATTGGACCCTGAATGGTCATGTAGGTTACTAACAGCGTTCCATGCTACGCTTGTGACAGTGCTTGCCGTTCTGGCATGCTTCCTTGGACCGTGGCCCTTCACGGACCCTG GTGGTCCCAACACAACTTTACAATGCGTTGTGCTTGTTACAAGTCTTGGCTATTTTATATTTGACTTCATATGGTGCCTTTATCATCAGACAGAAGGTGCTACCATGCTTATTCATCATGCAGTAAGCATCATTGCAATTAGCCGAGTACTAATGAAAGGTGTGTCTGGCACTGAAGCTGTGGCGGGGGTTGGTGGATTGGAAATTACTAATCCTTTGCTTCAGGCAAGATGGTTTCTTCGTTCTTCTGGTTACAAAGGTACTGTTGTGTTTTACTTAACAGAAATTACCTTCATGCTGACGTTTTTTGCTATGAGAATAATTCTTGGAAGTTATCTCTTCTTTGCTGTTGTCTCACATCCACAGCCAGATTTCGAAAGTAAAGTGtattgcacagcattttatgtgctGTCATGGGTATTTATGATATACATTTTACAATACTTCAGAATGAAGTATGTAATAAAGTCAAAATAA